A genomic stretch from Chitinophaga lutea includes:
- a CDS encoding AfsR/SARP family transcriptional regulator, translating into MSIFFACLFCSAGFAQSHGLAFSSHEVVPEKRTGLRLTSDAPVCIEQEMDISFDAMFRLGMETYFGYVLGLVTNEGQNIDLVYNQRLFSFNFVIGENFADSFRADNLQFDGPDPFRDIKSFADLFYAPRSRKLPAVRLFNTKDDIRELKAYTLDSPPNPTPAVTVPAQNRFRLDRVLMGLACMLTAGALFYFVWKRWHTLDEAHGPSPAVPPAEDTPEKTSAAIFLFGDFEMTGKEGNDCTRLFTPLLQELFLLLLIYTEKGGKGIAPEKLFELLWGDTSPKDARNNFSMNLVKLKVILEKAGDLHIVKDAGRWKLEVPADVRFDYRDYLGQASTQPSAAALLEITSRGSFLRNMPYEWLDDIKSEISIHATGLMLAAIGKMNLHRETDLVLRLTQAIFQFDPLNEEALVYRCKCLMMAGRHKTAQDAYTKFAKEYRESYGEDFRLSFQDITRDS; encoded by the coding sequence ATGAGTATATTTTTTGCATGCCTGTTTTGCAGTGCCGGTTTCGCGCAATCGCACGGACTGGCCTTTTCCAGCCACGAAGTGGTGCCCGAAAAACGGACCGGCCTCCGGCTGACGTCCGATGCCCCCGTCTGCATCGAACAGGAAATGGACATTTCGTTCGATGCGATGTTCCGGCTAGGCATGGAAACCTACTTCGGGTATGTGTTGGGGCTGGTGACCAACGAAGGGCAGAACATCGATCTCGTATACAATCAACGCCTGTTCAGTTTTAATTTCGTGATCGGCGAAAACTTCGCCGACAGCTTCCGGGCAGATAACCTGCAGTTTGATGGCCCTGATCCGTTTCGCGACATCAAGTCCTTTGCAGACCTGTTCTATGCGCCGCGCAGTAGAAAACTGCCGGCTGTGAGGCTCTTCAATACAAAAGACGATATCAGGGAGCTGAAAGCCTACACGCTAGACTCCCCGCCCAACCCCACACCCGCCGTAACGGTGCCCGCTCAAAATAGATTCCGCCTCGACCGGGTGCTGATGGGCCTTGCCTGTATGCTTACTGCCGGTGCCCTGTTCTATTTTGTGTGGAAGCGCTGGCATACACTCGACGAAGCGCATGGGCCTTCTCCCGCCGTTCCTCCCGCTGAGGACACACCGGAAAAAACATCGGCAGCCATTTTCCTGTTCGGTGATTTTGAAATGACCGGTAAGGAGGGAAACGACTGCACCCGCCTGTTCACCCCGCTGCTGCAGGAGCTGTTCCTGCTGTTGCTGATTTATACTGAAAAAGGCGGCAAAGGCATTGCGCCGGAAAAACTGTTTGAACTGTTGTGGGGAGATACATCACCGAAAGATGCGCGGAATAACTTTTCCATGAACCTGGTTAAACTGAAGGTCATTCTCGAAAAGGCCGGCGACCTGCACATTGTTAAAGATGCAGGCCGGTGGAAGCTGGAAGTTCCGGCGGATGTCCGGTTCGACTACCGTGATTATCTCGGGCAAGCCAGCACCCAACCTTCTGCGGCAGCGCTGCTGGAGATCACCTCGCGCGGGAGCTTTCTCCGGAATATGCCTTACGAATGGCTCGACGATATCAAGTCGGAGATTTCGATACATGCCACCGGGCTGATGCTGGCGGCGATCGGTAAGATGAACCTGCACCGCGAAACGGATTTGGTGCTGCGGCTGACGCAGGCCATTTTCCAGTTCGACCCGCTGAACGAGGAGGCGCTGGTGTACAGGTGCAAATGCCTGATGATGGCCGGTCGCCATAAAACCGCGCAGGACGCCTACACGAAGTTTGCAAAAGAATACCGCGAAAGCTACGGTGAAGATTTCAGGCTTTCATTCCAGGATATTACGCGCGACAGCTGA
- a CDS encoding GNAT family N-acetyltransferase, with the protein MSVIFRTIRPGDEKTLASIIRTAIEEFDVPREGTAYTDPTTDNLYTYFQTRGSLYWVAEENGQLLGGCGVYPTQGLPAGCAELVRFFLAAAARGKGLGFQLMEKTFQAARELGYRQLYLESFPQMEKAISLYEQAGFRHLRESWGNSGHYACNVWMVKDL; encoded by the coding sequence ATGAGCGTAATATTCAGAACGATCCGGCCCGGCGATGAAAAAACGCTGGCTTCCATTATCCGCACGGCGATTGAAGAATTTGACGTGCCGCGGGAAGGAACGGCTTATACGGATCCTACCACCGACAATTTATACACCTATTTCCAGACGAGAGGTTCTTTATACTGGGTGGCTGAAGAAAACGGGCAGCTGCTGGGTGGTTGCGGCGTTTATCCCACACAGGGCCTGCCGGCAGGATGTGCGGAGCTGGTGCGGTTTTTTCTCGCTGCAGCCGCCAGGGGCAAGGGCCTCGGTTTCCAGCTGATGGAAAAAACTTTCCAGGCAGCCCGCGAGCTGGGTTACAGGCAGTTGTACCTCGAATCGTTCCCCCAAATGGAAAAAGCCATCAGCCTTTACGAACAGGCCGGTTTCCGGCATCTCCGGGAATCGTGGGGCAACAGCGGACACTATGCCTGCAATGTGTGGATGGTGAAAGATCTCTGA
- a CDS encoding GNAT family N-acetyltransferase has translation MNIEQTDNGKKGSFKAMSDGAQAGEMTYTWAGADKFIIDHTEVDDAFSGQGVGKQLVMAAVDFARTKHVKILPLCPFAKSVFDKEPSIEDVLF, from the coding sequence ATGAATATCGAGCAAACAGACAACGGAAAGAAAGGCAGTTTTAAAGCTATGAGCGATGGCGCGCAGGCGGGGGAAATGACTTACACCTGGGCCGGGGCCGACAAATTTATCATCGATCATACGGAGGTGGACGATGCCTTTTCCGGGCAGGGCGTGGGCAAACAGCTGGTGATGGCGGCGGTGGACTTTGCCCGCACGAAACATGTGAAAATATTACCTTTATGTCCATTCGCGAAGAGTGTATTCGATAAAGAACCCTCGATCGAAGACGTGTTATTCTGA
- a CDS encoding phosphatidate cytidylyltransferase has product MKKASYLLLVVLAFTLSSCEIIGGIFKAGVWTGLIAVALVLGLIIFFISRTGRK; this is encoded by the coding sequence ATGAAAAAGGCATCGTATTTATTACTTGTAGTATTGGCGTTTACCCTCAGCAGTTGCGAGATCATCGGCGGTATTTTCAAAGCAGGAGTGTGGACGGGACTGATCGCCGTGGCGTTGGTGCTAGGGCTTATCATCTTTTTCATTTCCCGAACGGGCCGTAAGTAA
- a CDS encoding AraC family transcriptional regulator: protein MSIIVPDIRQRFQPVQPTIKDAAGRVAYHELLPEPRLAPYIYCYWQLETMQPLTEAFVYRVVADGCIDLFFDVQQPADNYIMGFSTVYTEFPLPPVFNYIGIRFLPAAFPLLFNIDASALTNRFEHLGQVLPHLSAGLTRLAQHPAFLANLQQRLDQFFLHILSNTHFHRDGRLFDAIGIILNARGVLTVERELNSGISPRQLRRLFNFYIGDTPKVFSKVVRFQHILHAKPSVESLKKDKLFYDNGYYDQVHFIKEFKTMYGLTPTIALR from the coding sequence ATGAGCATCATCGTTCCGGATATCAGGCAGCGTTTCCAGCCGGTTCAGCCGACCATCAAAGATGCGGCGGGCCGCGTGGCTTATCACGAGTTGTTGCCTGAGCCACGCCTGGCGCCGTATATCTATTGCTACTGGCAGTTGGAAACCATGCAGCCGCTCACGGAAGCCTTTGTATACCGGGTGGTGGCGGACGGGTGCATCGATCTTTTTTTTGACGTGCAGCAGCCGGCGGACAATTATATCATGGGTTTCTCTACCGTCTATACGGAGTTTCCCCTTCCACCCGTTTTCAATTACATCGGCATACGTTTCCTGCCAGCAGCCTTCCCGCTGCTTTTTAACATCGATGCATCGGCACTGACCAACCGCTTCGAGCATCTCGGCCAGGTATTGCCCCACCTTTCCGCCGGCCTCACCCGGTTGGCGCAACACCCCGCATTTCTCGCCAACCTGCAGCAACGGTTGGATCAGTTTTTCCTGCACATCCTGTCCAATACACACTTCCATAGAGACGGGCGGCTATTCGACGCCATCGGCATCATCCTCAACGCCCGCGGGGTTCTGACAGTGGAGCGTGAGCTCAACTCCGGCATCAGCCCCCGGCAGCTGCGGCGGCTGTTTAACTTTTATATCGGCGATACGCCGAAAGTGTTCAGCAAAGTAGTGCGCTTTCAGCACATCCTCCACGCCAAACCTTCCGTGGAAAGCCTGAAAAAAGACAAACTCTTTTATGATAACGGCTACTACGACCAGGTCCACTTCATCAAGGAATTCAAAACCATGTACGGGCTCACCCCGACGATCGCGCTCCGGTAA
- a CDS encoding response regulator transcription factor, with amino-acid sequence MAFNFFHRNKHIILYGLCLALLLFLLKWLELRFVIIDHAFQIYIGAIALLFTALGIWLALKLARPKIQTVVVEKEVIVPHNGHAFTVNEKELARLGISSRELEVLQLMAEGLSNQEIAARLFVSLSTVKTHTSRLFEKMDVKRRTQAVEMAKRLSIIP; translated from the coding sequence ATGGCATTCAATTTTTTCCACCGGAACAAACATATCATCCTCTACGGCCTTTGCCTGGCCCTGTTGCTGTTTTTACTGAAATGGCTCGAGCTGCGTTTCGTGATCATCGACCATGCTTTCCAGATTTACATCGGGGCCATTGCGCTGTTGTTTACCGCCCTCGGCATCTGGCTCGCCCTGAAACTGGCGAGGCCCAAAATCCAGACGGTGGTGGTGGAGAAAGAAGTGATTGTGCCGCACAACGGCCACGCGTTTACCGTGAATGAAAAGGAACTGGCCCGCCTCGGCATCAGCAGCCGTGAGCTGGAAGTGCTGCAACTGATGGCCGAAGGATTGAGCAACCAGGAAATCGCCGCCCGCTTATTCGTGTCGCTGAGCACCGTCAAAACGCACACGTCCCGCCTCTTCGAAAAAATGGACGTCAAACGGCGCACGCAAGCCGTTGAAATGGCTAAACGACTGAGTATCATACCATAA
- a CDS encoding DUF4199 domain-containing protein — translation MKRNIWIFGSIAGAILVAFMIYATATCYANPEKFESNDVVGYIGFILIFSLIFVGVKNYRDKYSNGLVSFGRAFKIGAFIALIASSMYTLAWIIDYYLFIPDFLDQYTKHVLWDAKQDGATAAELAKKTEEMADFKEMYKNPLLVVIITYMEVLPIGLIVALIAALILKKKRPAAPSATLTHA, via the coding sequence ATGAAAAGAAACATTTGGATTTTCGGGTCGATTGCGGGCGCTATCCTCGTCGCCTTTATGATCTATGCCACGGCTACCTGTTACGCCAACCCGGAAAAATTCGAAAGCAACGATGTAGTGGGCTACATCGGCTTCATCCTCATTTTCTCCCTGATTTTCGTGGGCGTGAAAAATTACCGCGACAAGTACAGCAACGGCCTGGTGTCGTTCGGGAGAGCCTTCAAGATAGGCGCATTCATTGCGCTGATCGCCTCGTCGATGTACACGCTGGCCTGGATAATCGATTATTACCTGTTCATCCCGGACTTCCTCGACCAGTATACGAAGCATGTATTGTGGGATGCGAAGCAGGACGGGGCTACGGCGGCCGAGCTGGCCAAAAAAACAGAAGAGATGGCCGATTTTAAGGAGATGTACAAAAATCCGTTGTTGGTGGTCATCATTACTTATATGGAGGTGTTGCCCATCGGCCTGATCGTGGCCCTCATCGCGGCGCTGATCCTGAAAAAGAAACGGCCTGCTGCACCGTCCGCCACGCTTACGCATGCGTAG
- a CDS encoding DUF3037 domain-containing protein, producing the protein MQEKHSFEYAVIRIVPRVEREEFLNVGVMLFCKRPAFLQAMITLDEQRLRAFCAKIDIEEVKAYLHAIDNISKGGPHAGPIGKLDAASRFRWLTATRSTIVQTSRVHTGLCTDPQQTLIQLHAELVE; encoded by the coding sequence ATGCAAGAAAAGCACTCATTTGAATATGCCGTCATTCGTATTGTGCCGAGGGTGGAACGGGAGGAATTCCTGAACGTGGGGGTTATGCTCTTCTGCAAGCGGCCCGCCTTTCTGCAGGCTATGATCACCCTCGACGAACAGCGGCTCAGGGCTTTTTGCGCCAAAATCGACATCGAAGAAGTGAAGGCATACCTGCATGCCATCGACAATATCAGCAAGGGAGGCCCTCATGCGGGGCCCATCGGCAAACTCGACGCCGCCTCGCGTTTCCGTTGGCTCACCGCCACCCGCAGCACCATCGTACAGACATCCAGGGTGCATACGGGCCTGTGCACAGACCCGCAGCAAACCCTTATCCAGCTGCATGCCGAACTGGTGGAATAG
- a CDS encoding HipA family kinase has translation MQRIDMEDHQQTDIRTVEVTRYVTPLREGGSLPAIAEADDGFLYVLKFRGAGQGVKALIAELIGGEIARALGLKVPEIVFAQLDAAFGRTEPDEEIQDLLKASVGLNLALHYLSGAITYDPTVTTIEPATASKIVWVDCLLTNVDRTARNTNMLMWRRELWLIDHGASLYFHHSGLNWQEPAKRPFVQVKDHVLLPQATALEAADAACRQVLTPALIRRIVSLLPDAWFPEEQAAAHREVYYNFLTTRIANSEVFVNEAQHARKALI, from the coding sequence TTGCAACGAATTGATATGGAAGATCACCAGCAAACAGATATCAGAACGGTAGAAGTAACGCGTTACGTAACGCCCCTGCGTGAAGGTGGTTCGTTGCCCGCTATCGCGGAGGCCGACGACGGGTTTTTATACGTGCTGAAATTCCGCGGCGCAGGCCAGGGCGTGAAGGCATTGATCGCCGAGCTGATCGGCGGGGAGATTGCACGTGCATTGGGACTGAAAGTACCGGAGATCGTATTCGCCCAACTCGATGCGGCTTTCGGCCGTACCGAGCCCGACGAGGAGATACAGGATTTGCTGAAGGCCAGCGTGGGACTGAACCTCGCTTTGCATTACCTCTCCGGCGCCATCACCTACGATCCTACCGTGACTACCATCGAACCGGCAACGGCGTCGAAGATCGTATGGGTGGATTGTTTGCTGACCAATGTGGACCGTACTGCGCGCAACACCAATATGCTGATGTGGCGGCGGGAACTGTGGCTGATCGATCATGGCGCTTCGCTTTATTTCCATCATTCCGGCCTGAACTGGCAAGAGCCCGCCAAAAGGCCTTTTGTGCAGGTGAAAGACCATGTACTGCTGCCCCAGGCTACCGCCCTCGAAGCCGCGGACGCCGCCTGTCGGCAGGTCCTCACGCCGGCGCTTATCCGGAGGATCGTTTCCCTGCTGCCCGATGCCTGGTTCCCGGAAGAACAGGCGGCAGCGCACCGGGAAGTATATTATAATTTTCTGACCACCCGTATCGCGAATTCCGAAGTTTTTGTAAATGAAGCACAGCATGCAAGAAAAGCACTCATTTGA
- a CDS encoding GNAT family N-acetyltransferase, producing the protein MIIRPYTPADKPGCISAFESNMPRFFAPAELEDYSRWLDGLAIRDEPEAGIDNYFVAENDGRVIGCGGFYLDREKQEATMAWGLISNEHHKKGWGKELFMYRLNVIRSLCARCRVILDTTQHSFPFFEKIGFNVVKITKDFYGEGLDRYDMELLPATEQSESAS; encoded by the coding sequence ATGATCATCAGACCCTACACCCCGGCAGACAAGCCGGGCTGCATATCGGCGTTCGAAAGCAACATGCCGCGGTTTTTTGCGCCGGCGGAACTGGAGGATTACAGCCGGTGGCTTGACGGTCTGGCCATTCGTGACGAGCCCGAAGCGGGCATCGACAATTATTTCGTAGCGGAAAACGATGGCCGGGTGATCGGCTGCGGCGGTTTTTACCTCGACCGCGAAAAGCAGGAAGCTACCATGGCCTGGGGGCTCATCAGCAACGAACATCATAAAAAGGGATGGGGAAAGGAATTGTTCATGTACAGGCTGAACGTTATCCGCAGCCTTTGCGCGCGATGCAGGGTCATCCTCGACACCACGCAGCATTCGTTTCCTTTCTTTGAAAAAATAGGGTTTAACGTGGTGAAAATAACGAAGGATTTCTACGGCGAGGGGCTGGACCGGTATGATATGGAACTGCTGCCTGCCACAGAGCAGAGTGAAAGCGCTTCATAA
- a CDS encoding ankyrin repeat domain-containing protein: MHSSPHDAFIVAACVPVGDTHVNGTLDTAAAILAEHPEVAGASIYAAAISGDDEKLRSFLSLEPALATQKGGPHNWDALTYLCFSKYLRMAPERSNGLVRCAAALLENGADANTGWTDRNHLNEPEWESVLYGAAGIAHHAPLTRLLLEHGADPNDGETTYHTPESYNNEAMHALVETDKLTDASLATLLLRKADWHDYDGIRYLLEAGANPNFITHWHRTPLQSSVLRDNALRIIVLMMEHGGNPLIKDGHGRSALSMAARRGRGDALRLFEQWGVPFELHGVEALIAACALNDGVRAHDMAAAEPALLKALLAQEGTLLAEFAGTGNTDSVELLLELGVDINARYVQGDGYFGIARNSTALHVAAWRARHSTVKLLLRRGATADAADAEGRIPLLLAIRAATDSYWTNLRSPESVAALLKAGAQTKGIPYPTGYDQVDELLKPYFVQ, encoded by the coding sequence ATGCATTCATCCCCTCACGACGCTTTCATTGTTGCGGCCTGCGTACCGGTAGGCGATACCCATGTGAACGGCACACTCGATACCGCTGCCGCCATTCTGGCCGAACATCCCGAAGTGGCAGGCGCCAGTATTTACGCGGCGGCCATTTCAGGCGACGATGAAAAACTGCGTTCCTTTCTCTCCCTAGAACCGGCGCTGGCCACGCAGAAAGGCGGCCCGCATAACTGGGACGCACTTACGTACCTGTGTTTCTCCAAATACCTGCGTATGGCCCCGGAGCGCAGCAACGGGCTGGTGCGCTGCGCCGCCGCGCTGCTTGAAAACGGCGCGGATGCCAATACCGGCTGGACGGACAGGAACCACCTGAACGAACCCGAATGGGAAAGCGTATTGTACGGTGCGGCAGGCATCGCGCATCATGCGCCGCTCACCCGGTTGCTGCTGGAGCATGGCGCTGATCCGAACGATGGCGAAACTACTTACCACACGCCCGAGTCGTACAACAATGAGGCCATGCATGCACTGGTGGAAACGGATAAACTGACCGATGCGAGCCTGGCCACCCTGCTGCTACGGAAAGCCGACTGGCACGATTACGACGGCATTCGTTACCTGCTTGAAGCCGGCGCCAATCCCAACTTCATCACGCACTGGCACCGCACGCCGCTGCAATCTTCCGTTTTGCGCGATAACGCTTTGCGGATAATTGTATTGATGATGGAGCACGGGGGCAACCCGCTGATCAAAGACGGCCACGGCCGGTCCGCTTTATCGATGGCTGCACGGCGCGGTCGCGGAGATGCGTTACGCCTCTTCGAACAATGGGGCGTGCCGTTTGAATTGCATGGTGTGGAGGCGTTGATAGCCGCCTGTGCGTTGAACGACGGCGTGCGGGCGCACGACATGGCAGCGGCGGAGCCAGCGCTGCTGAAGGCGTTACTCGCGCAGGAAGGCACCCTGCTCGCGGAGTTCGCGGGCACGGGCAATACGGATAGCGTGGAACTGTTGTTGGAACTGGGTGTGGATATCAATGCACGTTATGTGCAGGGAGACGGGTATTTCGGTATTGCAAGGAACAGTACCGCCCTGCATGTGGCCGCCTGGCGCGCCCGGCACAGCACGGTCAAACTGCTGCTCAGGCGTGGTGCCACGGCAGACGCCGCCGATGCGGAAGGCCGCATACCCTTGTTGCTCGCCATACGTGCTGCCACCGATTCTTACTGGACGAACCTTCGTTCTCCCGAATCCGTGGCAGCACTATTGAAAGCCGGCGCACAAACGAAGGGCATTCCATACCCTACCGGCTATGATCAGGTGGATGAATTGCTAAAGCCTTATTTCGTTCAATAA
- a CDS encoding DoxX family protein encodes MFKVPAQSSAASTALLVLRIVVGIAFILHGWGKIQTPTNWVPPGGPITLSPLLQLLAAVSEFGGGILLAIGLFTPIAALAIGITMAVAVYFHAVIFKDPFVNMTGGGAFELPLVYFSIMLLILFAGPGKISADYKFFGKR; translated from the coding sequence ATGTTCAAAGTACCTGCTCAATCTTCTGCGGCTTCAACAGCCTTGTTAGTACTGCGCATTGTTGTAGGCATTGCGTTCATCCTTCATGGCTGGGGTAAAATACAGACTCCCACCAACTGGGTGCCTCCCGGAGGGCCGATCACGTTATCACCGTTGCTGCAATTGCTGGCTGCGGTATCGGAGTTCGGTGGCGGCATTTTGCTGGCCATTGGTTTATTCACGCCCATCGCTGCCCTGGCCATCGGCATCACCATGGCGGTAGCGGTGTATTTCCACGCCGTGATATTTAAAGATCCTTTCGTGAACATGACGGGCGGCGGCGCGTTCGAGTTGCCGCTGGTATACTTCAGCATCATGCTGCTGATACTGTTCGCCGGTCCCGGTAAAATTTCCGCCGACTACAAGTTTTTCGGAAAAAGATAA
- a CDS encoding DUF7133 domain-containing protein has translation MKHGLLLLGWLFAAWPASAQSYAVETIPMPEGLTAETGAIEFMPDGRLIACFTRGEVMIYAPRTKKWQLFAEGLHDPLGMLVISNREVLVMQRPELTRLKDTDDDGMADVYEKVTDGFGLSGNYHEFNYGPVKDKQGNLYIALNASSPNGAMRPEVRGVIKKEGRDSTDGRKQMFAAVPYRGWIMKLTPAGKLVPYAMGFRSPNGIGFDLAGNLFATDNQGDWIGTSPLLHVQEGRFYGHPASLVWKKGWTKGSPFVLPPATLDSMRTKPVVLFPHGIMANSPTQPLCDITRGKFGPFAGQLLIGEMNQARIVRVMLEEVGGALQGACIPFLDGQGLRKGNNRLAFAPDGSLYVGQNSHGWLGDEGIQRIVYTGKPPLDIYKMQITPKGFDLVFTQPVDVASARNPASYSMRQYNYNYHKKYGSHQMNLDSVAIRQVLVSPDHKRVSIVLQQMKAGYVYELKLKNIQTTAGQPLQNNLICYTANRLPGETAPVLKRPAFAKKDIEEGKLLITKSDCRTCHRPNEKLVGPSYADIARKYQPTEANVNQIAQKIIKGGSGVWGQIPMAPHANIPLADTRKIARYILSL, from the coding sequence ATGAAACATGGTTTGTTATTGTTGGGATGGTTATTCGCAGCATGGCCTGCTTCGGCGCAATCTTACGCTGTTGAGACCATTCCCATGCCCGAAGGCCTCACCGCCGAAACCGGGGCCATCGAGTTTATGCCGGACGGGCGCCTGATCGCATGCTTTACGAGAGGGGAAGTGATGATCTATGCGCCACGTACCAAAAAATGGCAGCTGTTCGCCGAAGGACTGCACGATCCCCTGGGCATGCTGGTCATCAGCAATCGCGAGGTACTGGTAATGCAACGCCCCGAACTGACGCGGCTCAAAGATACCGATGACGATGGCATGGCGGATGTGTATGAAAAAGTGACGGATGGTTTCGGGCTGTCCGGTAATTACCATGAATTTAACTACGGCCCGGTAAAAGATAAACAGGGCAATCTTTATATCGCATTGAACGCATCGTCGCCGAATGGTGCCATGCGGCCGGAAGTGCGCGGCGTGATCAAAAAGGAAGGCCGCGACAGTACAGACGGCCGCAAGCAGATGTTTGCCGCTGTGCCGTACCGCGGCTGGATCATGAAACTCACTCCTGCGGGCAAACTGGTGCCGTATGCGATGGGGTTCCGTTCGCCCAACGGTATCGGTTTCGACCTGGCGGGTAATTTATTTGCGACGGATAACCAGGGCGACTGGATAGGCACCAGCCCGTTGCTGCATGTGCAGGAAGGGCGCTTCTACGGCCACCCTGCCAGCCTGGTATGGAAAAAAGGATGGACCAAAGGAAGCCCATTCGTGCTGCCGCCTGCCACGCTCGACAGTATGCGCACCAAACCCGTGGTGCTGTTCCCGCACGGCATCATGGCGAATTCTCCCACGCAGCCGCTATGCGATATCACGCGCGGGAAATTCGGGCCGTTCGCGGGGCAGCTGCTGATCGGGGAGATGAACCAGGCGCGCATCGTGAGAGTGATGCTGGAAGAGGTAGGCGGTGCGTTACAGGGCGCATGCATTCCTTTCCTCGATGGGCAGGGACTGCGGAAAGGCAACAACCGCCTCGCTTTCGCACCGGACGGCAGCCTGTATGTAGGCCAGAACTCGCACGGTTGGCTGGGCGACGAAGGCATTCAACGGATTGTGTATACCGGGAAACCGCCGCTCGATATTTATAAAATGCAAATCACCCCGAAGGGATTCGACCTTGTTTTTACACAACCGGTCGACGTTGCATCCGCCCGCAATCCCGCCAGTTATTCGATGCGGCAGTATAACTACAACTATCATAAAAAATACGGTTCTCACCAGATGAACCTCGACAGTGTGGCGATCAGGCAGGTACTGGTGTCACCGGATCACAAACGGGTGTCCATTGTATTGCAGCAGATGAAAGCCGGATATGTATATGAACTGAAACTCAAAAATATACAGACGACTGCGGGGCAGCCGTTGCAGAACAACCTCATCTGCTACACCGCCAACCGGCTGCCGGGCGAAACAGCGCCGGTACTGAAGCGGCCGGCCTTTGCGAAAAAGGATATCGAAGAAGGGAAATTGTTGATCACAAAATCGGATTGCCGCACCTGCCACCGGCCCAACGAAAAACTGGTGGGCCCTTCATATGCCGATATCGCGCGTAAATATCAGCCGACGGAAGCAAACGTAAACCAGATTGCCCAAAAAATCATAAAAGGCGGAAGTGGCGTCTGGGGCCAGATTCCGATGGCGCCGCATGCCAATATCCCGCTTGCCGATACGAGGAAGATTGCGCGGTATATTTTGTCTTTGTAA
- a CDS encoding plastocyanin/azurin family copper-binding protein: protein MKKLLLLFSIFSACICRAQDTPLVIHMKVLQGLQFDVVRFQVKPGAKVKIIFSNTDDMNHNLLIVKPGTREAVVNLAQELGAQGPSVDYIPASANVLWSLPVVEPEQEKTLEFTAPLQEGIYPYVCTYPGHGLIMYGAMYVKQDAHLPDITDDGNIPPGRRQSDVSLEEDETHHASHHGHGTRALHPYTPVPPYHYRVFIAGASPAAIAVSLPDSLSYCWDAGECKLRFAWKGGFLDNSDLWKGKGDALAKVQGAVFFNGASAYPFTFKGVAPVASYKGYRLVARYPEFHYTVNGAHVYELIKPAAGGNGIVRHFRVTGHTKDVVFYAPPQEGLRYESSAGKWEEDKLLLTALQAREFSITITVL, encoded by the coding sequence ATGAAAAAGTTACTCCTGCTGTTCTCCATATTCTCTGCGTGCATCTGCCGTGCGCAGGACACGCCGCTGGTGATTCACATGAAGGTATTGCAGGGCCTGCAGTTCGATGTGGTGCGCTTCCAGGTGAAACCGGGCGCGAAAGTGAAAATCATTTTCAGCAATACCGATGATATGAACCACAACCTGCTGATCGTGAAACCCGGCACCAGGGAAGCGGTGGTAAACCTGGCGCAGGAACTGGGCGCACAGGGACCATCGGTGGATTACATCCCGGCCAGCGCGAACGTATTGTGGTCCCTGCCGGTGGTGGAGCCCGAGCAGGAGAAAACGCTGGAATTTACCGCGCCGTTGCAGGAAGGGATTTATCCTTATGTATGCACCTATCCCGGCCACGGGCTGATCATGTACGGCGCGATGTACGTAAAGCAGGATGCCCATCTTCCCGATATCACGGATGACGGGAACATTCCCCCCGGCCGTCGTCAGTCGGATGTGAGCCTCGAAGAAGATGAAACGCATCATGCCAGCCACCATGGTCACGGCACAAGGGCCTTACATCCTTATACCCCTGTGCCACCGTATCACTACCGCGTTTTTATCGCAGGTGCGAGCCCGGCGGCCATCGCCGTGAGCCTTCCCGACAGCCTTTCGTATTGCTGGGATGCCGGTGAATGCAAGCTGCGCTTCGCATGGAAGGGTGGCTTCCTGGACAACTCCGATCTCTGGAAAGGCAAAGGCGATGCGCTGGCGAAAGTGCAGGGCGCGGTGTTCTTTAACGGGGCGTCAGCCTATCCATTCACCTTCAAAGGCGTTGCTCCGGTTGCCAGTTACAAAGGCTACCGGCTGGTGGCACGTTATCCTGAATTCCACTACACCGTCAATGGCGCTCACGTATACGAACTCATCAAACCGGCGGCGGGCGGCAACGGTATCGTGAGGCACTTCCGGGTTACCGGGCACACGAAGGATGTGGTGTTTTATGCCCCACCGCAAGAGGGCCTACGGTACGAATCGTCGGCCGGCAAATGGGAGGAGGACAAACTTTTATTAACGGCCCTGCAAGCCAGGGAATTCAGTATTACAATCACTGTTTTATGA